The following proteins come from a genomic window of Dreissena polymorpha isolate Duluth1 chromosome 1, UMN_Dpol_1.0, whole genome shotgun sequence:
- the LOC127864330 gene encoding uncharacterized protein LOC127864330, with amino-acid sequence MAKRDNLSINMEQFPENYDHLMNCVTAPSVTLQERGFHAEGQIGTDLGSSSSLSRGGQWPLFSVKRNPSNQATSAQQQKQFQQQSYTKHQQQWCICIKLREDGPHPTPVLTCGSWPAPYPCTDLWVMARTLPLY; translated from the exons ATGGCAAAACGG gacAACTTGTCAATCAACATGGAACAGTTCCCAGAAAATTATGACCATCTAATGAACTGTGTAACTGCACCAAGCGTGACCCTTCAGGAAAGGGGCTTCCATGCCGAAGGTCAAATTGGTACCGATCTGGGCTCAAGCAGCAGCCTCAGTCGCGGGGGGCAG TGGCCGTTGTTCAGTGTCAAGCGGAATCCGAGCAACCAAGCCACGTCAGCACAGCAGCAAAAACAGTTTCAGCAGCAGTCGTATACTAAACATCAACAACAGtggtgcatatgcattaaactacGAGAG gatggcccgcaccctacccctgtactgacctgtgggtcatggcccgcaccctacccctgtactgacctgtgggtcatggcccgcaccctgcccctgtactga